The following proteins are encoded in a genomic region of Rickettsiales bacterium:
- a CDS encoding SIMPL domain-containing protein encodes MKYFYFSISALVITLMLYATASTARVMAPSPTGNCLSENASISLQFNDSDADIDVIKQQFDREFSGLEKIAKDAGAEEFTMQSLNYNINAQRPYGYNNQNGGRYNLSGNASFKIAPSDKAIGVMAALVKKGYQASLNVNTYNRGGCNPVVNPPIVQ; translated from the coding sequence ATGAAATATTTTTATTTCTCCATTTCAGCTCTCGTTATCACCCTGATGCTTTATGCTACTGCCAGCACAGCGAGGGTTATGGCGCCTTCCCCGACCGGCAACTGCCTTAGCGAAAACGCCTCTATTTCCCTTCAGTTTAATGATAGCGATGCCGATATTGATGTCATTAAGCAGCAGTTTGACCGTGAATTTTCCGGGCTTGAAAAGATTGCAAAGGATGCAGGCGCAGAAGAATTCACCATGCAATCGCTGAATTATAATATTAATGCGCAACGCCCTTATGGCTACAATAATCAGAATGGCGGGCGCTATAACCTGAGCGGCAACGCCAGCTTTAAAATCGCCCCTTCCGATAAAGCTATCGGCGTAATGGCCGCCTTAGTTAAGAAAGGCTACCAAGCTAGCCTGAACGTCAACACCTACAATCGTGGTGGCTGCAATCCCGTAGTTAATCCGCCCATCGTCCAGTAA